One genomic region from Carassius auratus strain Wakin unplaced genomic scaffold, ASM336829v1 scaf_tig00018647, whole genome shotgun sequence encodes:
- the LOC113076083 gene encoding N-acetyltransferase family 8 member 7-like, whose protein sequence is MEQKSSLKSIIRPYKPTDKSAIVSLFRFGILEHVYPAFFKAMSHPDHIGMTLSVSVAGYVLGGSSYFLAVLFAGAWACLVYYCCHEIYDAFLRRKLEAEMADIQANFMDSQTNGFWVVEMEVNGKSKVVGLLAAVKRDGWDADAGDGPSLEVFQLVVSFNQRCKGLGTQLLETAVEFCKEQGLSRVIVEISTPQTAALSLFRKLGFIVTSGNSNTHAYHLVSKLARINVIRMEKHL, encoded by the exons ATGGAACAGAAAAGCAGCT TGAAGAGTATAATCAGGCCCTACAAGCCCACAGATAAGTCAGCTATTGTCTCTCTCTTCCGCTTTGGGATCCTGGAGCACGTCTACCCAGCTTTCTTCAAAGCCATGAGTCATCCGGACCACATCGGCATGACCCTCAGCGTCTCCGTGGCTGGATATGTGCTCGGAGGATCCTCGTACTTCCTGGCCGTGCTCTTCGCAGGAGCCTGGGCTTGTTTGGTCTACTATTGCTGCCACGAGATTTACGATGCTTTCCTCAGGAGGAAGCTAGAGGCAGAAATGGCTGACATTCAGGCCAACTTCATGGACAGCCAGACGAATGGATTCTGGGTGGTGGAGATGGAGGTGAACGGGAAGTCAAAGGTGGTCGGGCTGCTGGCTGCGGTGAAGAGAGACGGATGGGACGCAGATGCGGGCGACGGACCGTCTCTAGAGGTGTTTCAGTTGGTCGTGTCCTTCAACCAGAGATGTAAAGGTCTGGGAACCCAGCTGCTCGAAACGGCCGTGGAGTTTTGCAAGGAGCAGGGACTTTCTCGAGTTATCGTAGAGATCAGCACCCCGCAAACCGCAGCTCTTTCGCTTTTCCGCAAACTTGGCTTTATTGTGACGTCTGGGAACAGCAACACACACGCTTACCATTTGGTGTCAAAACTGGCCCGTATCAATGTTATACGAATGGAAAAGCATCTGTAA